From a region of the Zingiber officinale cultivar Zhangliang chromosome 4B, Zo_v1.1, whole genome shotgun sequence genome:
- the LOC121977880 gene encoding probable RNA-binding protein ARP1 isoform X2, which translates to MSWWKDWRMGQQLGDTVLTKVFVGGLAWETREAALREHFGRFGDILEAVIISDKITGRSKGYGFVTFKEAEAAKRACEDATPVIDGRRANCNLASLGVKRASTPSDRAPLPSHGQRRQPPPGMAVGPRGTPSPSQAAQWYYPLPSMPPPPFQLHHYHNALPFYPAAAYGFSPRYITDPSSIGKAGHRSGAAQGGRSSAIGMLPMHHPAHQGLGIPPPFFPAPNSTATMPPPPPSPPLPVLQFTD; encoded by the exons A TGTCTTGGTGGAAGGATTGGCGAATGGGGCAGCAGTTGGGAGACACGGTGCTCACCAAGGTGTTCGTGGGAGGACTGGCGTGGGAGACGCGAGAGGCGGCGCTGCGTGAGCACTTTGGTCGCTTCGGCGACATTCTCGAGGCTGTGATCATCTCCGACAAGATCACCGGCCGTTCCAAGGGCTACGGCTTC GTGACGTTCAAGGAAGCCGAGGCCGCGAAGAGGGCGTGCGAGGACGCGACGCCAGTGATCGACGGCCGGCGCGCCAACTGCAACCTCGCCTCCCTCGGCGTCAAGCGAGCTTCGACTCCCTCCGACAGGGCACCTCTTCCCTCCCACGGGCAACGCCGCCAGCCGCCGCCAG GCATGGCAGTGGGACCCAGAGGCACGCCGTCGCCGTCGCAGGCAGCGCAGTGGTATTACCCCCTCCCCTCTATGCCGCCGCCACCATTCCAACTCCACCACTACCACAACGCCCTCCCCTTCTACCCCGCCGCCGCCTACGG GTTCTCTCCTCGTTACATCACAGACCCGAGCTCCATCGGG AAGGCTGGGCATCGCAGTGGAGCAGCACAAGGTGGACGGTCTTCTGCTATCGGAATGCTGCCGATGCACCACCCTGCGCACCAAGGGCTGGGAATCCCTCCTCCATTCTTCCCCGCTCCCAACTCCACTGCCACGATGCCGCCGCCACCACCATCACCACCACTCCCGGTTCTGCAG TTTACTGATTGA
- the LOC121977880 gene encoding probable RNA-binding protein ARP1 isoform X1 produces MSWWKDWRMGQQLGDTVLTKVFVGGLAWETREAALREHFGRFGDILEAVIISDKITGRSKGYGFVTFKEAEAAKRACEDATPVIDGRRANCNLASLGVKRASTPSDRAPLPSHGQRRQPPPGMAVGPRGTPSPSQAAQWYYPLPSMPPPPFQLHHYHNALPFYPAAAYGFSPRYITDPSSIGKAGHRSGAAQGGRSSAIGMLPMHHPAHQGLGIPPPFFPAPNSTATMPPPPPSPPLPVLQWHE; encoded by the exons A TGTCTTGGTGGAAGGATTGGCGAATGGGGCAGCAGTTGGGAGACACGGTGCTCACCAAGGTGTTCGTGGGAGGACTGGCGTGGGAGACGCGAGAGGCGGCGCTGCGTGAGCACTTTGGTCGCTTCGGCGACATTCTCGAGGCTGTGATCATCTCCGACAAGATCACCGGCCGTTCCAAGGGCTACGGCTTC GTGACGTTCAAGGAAGCCGAGGCCGCGAAGAGGGCGTGCGAGGACGCGACGCCAGTGATCGACGGCCGGCGCGCCAACTGCAACCTCGCCTCCCTCGGCGTCAAGCGAGCTTCGACTCCCTCCGACAGGGCACCTCTTCCCTCCCACGGGCAACGCCGCCAGCCGCCGCCAG GCATGGCAGTGGGACCCAGAGGCACGCCGTCGCCGTCGCAGGCAGCGCAGTGGTATTACCCCCTCCCCTCTATGCCGCCGCCACCATTCCAACTCCACCACTACCACAACGCCCTCCCCTTCTACCCCGCCGCCGCCTACGG GTTCTCTCCTCGTTACATCACAGACCCGAGCTCCATCGGG AAGGCTGGGCATCGCAGTGGAGCAGCACAAGGTGGACGGTCTTCTGCTATCGGAATGCTGCCGATGCACCACCCTGCGCACCAAGGGCTGGGAATCCCTCCTCCATTCTTCCCCGCTCCCAACTCCACTGCCACGATGCCGCCGCCACCACCATCACCACCACTCCCGGTTCTGCAG TGGCACGAGTGA
- the LOC121977880 gene encoding probable RNA-binding protein ARP1 isoform X3 — translation MGQQLGDTVLTKVFVGGLAWETREAALREHFGRFGDILEAVIISDKITGRSKGYGFVTFKEAEAAKRACEDATPVIDGRRANCNLASLGVKRASTPSDRAPLPSHGQRRQPPPGMAVGPRGTPSPSQAAQWYYPLPSMPPPPFQLHHYHNALPFYPAAAYGFSPRYITDPSSIGKAGHRSGAAQGGRSSAIGMLPMHHPAHQGLGIPPPFFPAPNSTATMPPPPPSPPLPVLQWHE, via the exons ATGGGGCAGCAGTTGGGAGACACGGTGCTCACCAAGGTGTTCGTGGGAGGACTGGCGTGGGAGACGCGAGAGGCGGCGCTGCGTGAGCACTTTGGTCGCTTCGGCGACATTCTCGAGGCTGTGATCATCTCCGACAAGATCACCGGCCGTTCCAAGGGCTACGGCTTC GTGACGTTCAAGGAAGCCGAGGCCGCGAAGAGGGCGTGCGAGGACGCGACGCCAGTGATCGACGGCCGGCGCGCCAACTGCAACCTCGCCTCCCTCGGCGTCAAGCGAGCTTCGACTCCCTCCGACAGGGCACCTCTTCCCTCCCACGGGCAACGCCGCCAGCCGCCGCCAG GCATGGCAGTGGGACCCAGAGGCACGCCGTCGCCGTCGCAGGCAGCGCAGTGGTATTACCCCCTCCCCTCTATGCCGCCGCCACCATTCCAACTCCACCACTACCACAACGCCCTCCCCTTCTACCCCGCCGCCGCCTACGG GTTCTCTCCTCGTTACATCACAGACCCGAGCTCCATCGGG AAGGCTGGGCATCGCAGTGGAGCAGCACAAGGTGGACGGTCTTCTGCTATCGGAATGCTGCCGATGCACCACCCTGCGCACCAAGGGCTGGGAATCCCTCCTCCATTCTTCCCCGCTCCCAACTCCACTGCCACGATGCCGCCGCCACCACCATCACCACCACTCCCGGTTCTGCAG TGGCACGAGTGA